In Vibrio quintilis, the DNA window CTTCACTTAATTTGCTGGCTTTTTCTCGCTGAATATCACGATCATGGCGGTACTCAATATAAGCACGTGCAACATCTTCATCAATGTGCATAAGTTCTGATTCAACTAATTTTTGTATTTCACTGATATTAACTTCAGGGCATCCATAAAGTTTTTCTGTCACATTATCCGCAACGATTTCACCAAGGTTCTTTGTTGTTGACTTTGCTGCTTCTGCTGCCGCATTTACTGCAAATTTAATTAGTGCTTTGTTAAATAGAGTTTTTGCACCGTCACGTTTAATTACTGCAGTGTCATAATTTTTTTCCATATACATAATTAGGTACCTTTGATTTTAAATTTTAGTTATTTCAGTAAATTTTATTTTTAAGGATGTTTTCTGCTTTTTGATGTCAAAAGCATTATTCTTATCCGCTACCTAAATAGTAATTGGTAATTTGGTAAGATCGATTTGGTAATATTACTAACCCATGAGAGTAATGTTTTAGCATTTGGTAACCTTTGAGGGTGCCCTCCGCTTGCAACCTGCGCAATAATTTGCGCTGTGACCGCTGTTGCGGTTGAAATTGATTTCGGTGTATCAATTTCAGCATTTCCCATCTTAAACCCGTGAGTTAACATACCTTTAAGGTCAATCAACATACAGTTAAACATCGGGAAAAATGGCGCGTAATCAAGATCATGATAGTGAATATCACCCGCTTCATGCGCCTGAACGACATCTCTTGGTAAAATCCGGGTTTTTGCATAATGTTTCGCCACAATGCCCGCCAGCAAATCACGCTGGGTCGGAATTACCTTGCCATCTTTATTTGCATTTTCATTCAGTAAATCTGCATTACTTTCATTAATCAGACCTTCGATTTCTTTCGTTAATGCACTCTGTTTTTCGCGGGCAATGTCACGGTCGTGGCGATACTCAATATAAGAACGTGCCAGAGATTTGTATGGACCCTGCATCAATTCATTTTCGACAATCGTCTGAATTTCTGCGATATGAACTTCTTCGTAATCTTTCAGTTTTAGTTCTACAGCCAACGCTACATTTAATGCATAAATAGCGATCTCCTTATCAACATGCTCAGCTGCCGCTTCGACTGCTGCCTGAATCCTGTCGCGATGAAATACTGCTCTTGAACCATCACGTTTAATTACGATGGGCTTCATGTTATCTCCTTAACCCGGACTCATATGCAAATTCGCACAAAACACATGATGTAGGGCTTTTAGTTACTTATCAGACACAATATATTGTAGGGCATTAAACGAGAAGCATCTGCTGAATGTTTTGATCCAAATCAATAAAACGTATCCCGTGTACAAGATAAATACGATCTTTATCAACAGATCTCATTTATAACGATGCAAGGAAAAAATTTGGTTTTCAGGCAAAAAAATGACTTGAAATTATCCCATCCCTGAACGGAAAAGGCTTTGATTAAATCCGGGAAAAAGTTTGCTCAGACAGGCAGAACAAAATATATGCAACCAGAAAAAATCACCCGGCTTCCTGCTATTTTCAGGAAACCGGAAATGAGGAAAGGTGAAACAACCGGGGCATCAACTCAAATGCGATGATGGCTGCTTAGTGGGGATAAACCGTTTCTTCATCAATGCATAATAAAGCACAGGAATGACTATCAGCGTCAACATAGTTGAGACAAATACACCAAAAATCAGACTGATAGCTAAACCATTAAAAATCGGATCATTTAAAATAAACAGTGAACCAATCATTGCTGCCAGCGCAGTGAGAATAATCGGCTTCGCCCTGACCTTCACGGAATCAATCACCGCCGCAGAAAATGCCTGACCCTGTGCCACCTGCAAATGGATAAAATCCACCAGCAGAATCGAATTCCGCACAATAATTCCGGCCAACGCGATCATGCCAATCATTGAGGTTGCGGTAAATTGTGCATGCAGCAACGCATGTCCCGGCATGACACCAATCACAGTCAGAGGAATCGGCGCCATGATAATCAGTGGTGTCAGGTAAGACTTAAAATGAGCGACCACCAGCAGGTAGATTAAAATCATCCCCACAGCATAAGCAATGCCCATGTCCCGGAAGGTTTCATACGTGATTTTCCATTCTCCGTCCCAAAGCACAGAAATCCCCGGTGATGCCAGAGGCTGATGAATCAGATACTGTTCGACCGGATAAGACAGCTGACTGAAGTTATCAGCAATTTCTGCCATACCATACAGCGGACTATCCGTGTGGCCTGCCATATCCCCGACGACCATCACCATTGGTCTCAGGTTCTTATGCATAATATAATCTTCCGCCGGTACCTGCCGGATCGTCACCAAATCAGCCAAAGGGTATTGCTGGTCATTTGCGCCGCTGACCTTCATCATCATGACCTGATCCATCCGCATTTTGGCCGATTCTGTCGCCTGAATCATAACCGGCACCGGATATTTATGATGCTCAGAATGAAGATAAGTGGCCGGCTGGCCGCCAACAGCAACAGAAAGCGCCTGAACAACAGACTGATAAGGCACCTGATAAAGCGCTGCTTTACTCCGGTCGATCACCACCTGCCACTGCCGGCGTTTCTCCGGCAAATAAATGTCCACATCGACAATGTCTTTGCTGGTCTGAAATATATGCCTGATTTGCCGGGCAGCAATGATCCGGCTGTGATGGTCCGGCCCGTACACTTCAGCCACAATGGGTGACCAGACCGGCGGTCCCGGTGGGACTTCGACCACTTTGACCTTACCGCCATAGCGGCTGGCAATCTGGTTCAAAACCGGCCGGATAGCGGCGGCTATCTGGTGGCTGTCGCGCTCCCGCTCATGCTTTGACAGCAGGTTGACCTGAATATCGCCCTGATAAGCCCCGGAGCGGACAAAATAATGCCGGACCAGGCCATTGAAATTAATCGGAGCAGCCGTACCGGCATAAATTTGATAGCTGCGTACTTCCGGCACTTTCGCCAGTGCCTGTCCCATCTCAAACAGCACCCGCTCCGTTTTCTCCAGCGCAACGTTATCCGGCATATCTAATACCACCTGAAATTCAGATTTATTATCAAAAGGCAGCATTTTCAGCACTACCGCCTGATAAACCGGTAATAACACTGAACCGGCAATTAAGGCCAGAATGCCAAGTCCGAGAAACCAGCGATAACGCCGTTGTTTTGGTGACACAATAAATGGTGTCATGAGGCGATCAACGATCGACCTGCCGGACTGATTGCCACTATCAGCGACATGGCCATGAGCACTTTGATGCGGTCGCAACAGTTTGACGGACAGCCAGGGGGTCAATACAAATGCAATCACCAGTGAAATCAGCATTCCCATTGATGCATTAATCGGAATCGGGCTCATATACGGCCCCATCAATCCGGTCACAAAAGCCATCGGCAACAGTGCCGCAATCACAGTAAAGGTTGCCAGAATTGTCGGCCCGCCGACTTCATCGACGGCCGCAGGGACGGAAAGAGAAGATGCCCGATCAGATAAATGCCGGTGAATATTTTCTACCACCACGATCGCATCATCAACCAGAATGCCGATAGAGAAAATCAGGGCAAACAGCGACACACGGTTAATGGTAAATCCCCAGGCCCACGAAGCAAACAGCGTCATCATCAGGGTGATCATCACAGCAACCCCGACCACAATCGCTTCCCGCCAGCCCATAGTCACCACCACAAGCACGACTACGGCCATTGTCGCAAAAATCAGCTTGCCGATTAATGTCCGGCTTTTTTCTGCTGCTGTCTGTCCATAGTTGCGGGTGACTTCCACATCCACATCCGGTGGTATGAGCTGATTCTTCAGCCCGGCCAGATGCTGATTGACGACACGGGCAACATCTACCGCATTTTCTCCGGCTTTTTTCGCCACTGCAATCGTGACAGCAGGAACCGGCTGAGAGGTATCATCATGAAGCCGGTTGGTCCAGACCCGTTGTACCGGCGTGTCTGTCCCCACTGTGATTGTTGCAATATCAGCAAAATAAACCGGGGCGTTGTCGTGCAAACCCACAACCAGCTGTTTTATCTCTTCGGTCCGGGTCAGAAACTGCCCGATCCGCACCGGAATATGTTGATTATTTGTCGTCAGAGATAATAAAGCAGAACGGGTATTTTCAGAGCGAAGCACCTGATTGAGCTGACTGATCGTCACACCATAGCTGTTCATTTTTACCGGATCCAGACGAACATCAACAATCTGCTCCTGCCCGCCAATCGTATAGATATCGCGGGTGCCGCTGATTTTCTTCAGTTCCGTTTCCAGCCCGTGAGCAACCTGCGTTAACTGCTGCGTGGACAGTTTACCGCCGGCATCACTGAGTGTCAGGGTTACAACCGGCACATCCTCAATACCCTTGGGTTTGATCACCGGTTCTCCGACTCCGGTTCCGGCAGGCATCCAGTCTTTATTCGAATACAGCTTGTTGTAGGTACGGACCACGGCATCATTGCGGGAAACACCCACTTTAAAAATCACGACAATGAGTGCCCCGTCAGGCTGGGAGAAAGAGTAAATCCGGTCGATGCCCTGCATCTCAGATAACACCTGCTCTGCCGGTGTCGTGACCAGGTGTTCGACTTCAGCAGGTGAAGCGCCGGGAAACGGAATAAACACATCGGCAAATGTCACATCGATTTGCGGCTCTTCTTCTTTGGGCGTGACTATCACAGCGAAGATGCCCATCAGTATACCAATCAAAGCCAGCAGTGGCGTCATGGCAGACTGCTGAAACAGGGCCGCTATCCGGCCGGAAATCCCCATCTTCGGTTCCATATCATTCTCCTTTGCCCTGATCCGTCTTCAGGGAAATCCGATCCCCGCTTTCAAGGCCGGCCAGCACCTCGGCTTTACCACCAAAAACCGCTCCCAGCCGGACGGGAGTCAGCATCAGCCCATCTTCCGTTTGCCGGTAAACCACACTGAGTTCTCCCCGGTAAAAAACGGCTTGCTGTGGCACAGTAATCACAGTTTTCGACCCCAATTCAAACCGGACCTTCACCCACATTCCCGGCGTCAGTTCCCGGCTGTCCGTATCAGACAAAGATAAGCGAAGCGTCGAGGTATGGGTTTGCGGGTTCAGATAACGGAATAAAGAGAAAGACGCGGGCTGTCTGATCACACCATCCGGGATTTCTACCCGAAACTGACTGACCCTTTTAACCTGCTGCCGGTCACGCTGCGGGATCTCCGCTTTCACCCGCAGGGCATCCAGCCCGTAACCACTCAGCAACGGTGTGCCCGGAGCAACTGTTTCACCCAGCTCAACGTGGCGGGCCGTAACAATGCCATCATAAGGCGCACGAATACTGGTATAACCCAGCGCCTCCTTCGCTGTCGTCACTGCGGCTCGTGCTGATTTGACAAGCGCCGCAGCAGATCGGGCTTTGGCATCGGCAGCATCCAGCTGTTCCTGCGTCACCACCCCCTGAGCAGATAATTGTTGATAACGCTTCAGCTGCGCCTGAGCTTCCCGGTTCTGCGCAATTGCCTGACTTAATCTGGCATTTGCTGCATCAAAAGCAGCAGTTTGTTGAGTCGCACTGATTTCCAGCAGCACCGACCCGGCTTTCACATAATCATTCACATCTGCATATACGCCAACAATCCGGCCGGAGGTTTGCGCTGCCACGGTCCCCTGGTTGACAGGTTCAATCACACCATCAAGCGCAACAGAAACCGGTATCGTTTCTTCAGATACTGTATAGATATTTTCAGCATAACTCTGAGTGAATATCAGTGTATTCAACAATATCGCAAGCCAGATATAATCCTTTCTCATACACGCCTCCTGGTTCTGTTACTGCATTTAGTGCTTTTTTCTGTTTTCCTGGAATCAGGAAAAATGTATGTTACGCGGGCTGTTTATATACCCAGGCAACCTGAAGATGCATGATTCAGGTGGTTTGGGGATACCGTTTCTGTGCCTGCAACTTACACAACACAAAACTGGTCCCGCCCAGCCCGACCATCATGGCGGCAAAAAACATCCAGATGCCTGCCTGTCCGGCGGCCAGATTCACAATCGCCGGTCCCGGACAAATGCCCGCCATGCCCCAGCCCACGCCAAACACTGCAGCACCGGCAATCAGTCTCAGATCGATTTTTTGATAAGATGGCATCATAAACTCTCCTCCCAGCACTGGCCGGGAACGCGGTTTGACCAGATAAAAATAGCCCGGCATAAAGATCAGAAGCGCGCCTCCCATCACAAAGGCCAGACTGATATCCCAGTTTCCGGCCACATCAAGAAAGCCAATCACTTTCTCAGGTAACACCATGCCGGAAATGGTTAATCCAACACCAAAC includes these proteins:
- a CDS encoding efflux RND transporter permease subunit, whose product is MEPKMGISGRIAALFQQSAMTPLLALIGILMGIFAVIVTPKEEEPQIDVTFADVFIPFPGASPAEVEHLVTTPAEQVLSEMQGIDRIYSFSQPDGALIVVIFKVGVSRNDAVVRTYNKLYSNKDWMPAGTGVGEPVIKPKGIEDVPVVTLTLSDAGGKLSTQQLTQVAHGLETELKKISGTRDIYTIGGQEQIVDVRLDPVKMNSYGVTISQLNQVLRSENTRSALLSLTTNNQHIPVRIGQFLTRTEEIKQLVVGLHDNAPVYFADIATITVGTDTPVQRVWTNRLHDDTSQPVPAVTIAVAKKAGENAVDVARVVNQHLAGLKNQLIPPDVDVEVTRNYGQTAAEKSRTLIGKLIFATMAVVVLVVVTMGWREAIVVGVAVMITLMMTLFASWAWGFTINRVSLFALIFSIGILVDDAIVVVENIHRHLSDRASSLSVPAAVDEVGGPTILATFTVIAALLPMAFVTGLMGPYMSPIPINASMGMLISLVIAFVLTPWLSVKLLRPHQSAHGHVADSGNQSGRSIVDRLMTPFIVSPKQRRYRWFLGLGILALIAGSVLLPVYQAVVLKMLPFDNKSEFQVVLDMPDNVALEKTERVLFEMGQALAKVPEVRSYQIYAGTAAPINFNGLVRHYFVRSGAYQGDIQVNLLSKHERERDSHQIAAAIRPVLNQIASRYGGKVKVVEVPPGPPVWSPIVAEVYGPDHHSRIIAARQIRHIFQTSKDIVDVDIYLPEKRRQWQVVIDRSKAALYQVPYQSVVQALSVAVGGQPATYLHSEHHKYPVPVMIQATESAKMRMDQVMMMKVSGANDQQYPLADLVTIRQVPAEDYIMHKNLRPMVMVVGDMAGHTDSPLYGMAEIADNFSQLSYPVEQYLIHQPLASPGISVLWDGEWKITYETFRDMGIAYAVGMILIYLLVVAHFKSYLTPLIIMAPIPLTVIGVMPGHALLHAQFTATSMIGMIALAGIIVRNSILLVDFIHLQVAQGQAFSAAVIDSVKVRAKPIILTALAAMIGSLFILNDPIFNGLAISLIFGVFVSTMLTLIVIPVLYYALMKKRFIPTKQPSSHLS
- a CDS encoding YeeE/YedE family protein; its protein translation is MKNQLIALLAGIMFGVGLTISGMVLPEKVIGFLDVAGNWDISLAFVMGGALLIFMPGYFYLVKPRSRPVLGGEFMMPSYQKIDLRLIAGAAVFGVGWGMAGICPGPAIVNLAAGQAGIWMFFAAMMVGLGGTSFVLCKLQAQKRYPQTT
- a CDS encoding efflux RND transporter periplasmic adaptor subunit — protein: MRKDYIWLAILLNTLIFTQSYAENIYTVSEETIPVSVALDGVIEPVNQGTVAAQTSGRIVGVYADVNDYVKAGSVLLEISATQQTAAFDAANARLSQAIAQNREAQAQLKRYQQLSAQGVVTQEQLDAADAKARSAAALVKSARAAVTTAKEALGYTSIRAPYDGIVTARHVELGETVAPGTPLLSGYGLDALRVKAEIPQRDRQQVKRVSQFRVEIPDGVIRQPASFSLFRYLNPQTHTSTLRLSLSDTDSRELTPGMWVKVRFELGSKTVITVPQQAVFYRGELSVVYRQTEDGLMLTPVRLGAVFGGKAEVLAGLESGDRISLKTDQGKGE